In Apis mellifera strain DH4 linkage group LG3, Amel_HAv3.1, whole genome shotgun sequence, one DNA window encodes the following:
- the LOC410938 gene encoding polypeptide N-acetylgalactosaminyltransferase 13 isoform X1, giving the protein MWPRLRRSCRTWSIIFSIFLLMGIFFIWSWKKDDKNIRNDYISLRLLDNQKDYIDRKGIHVVVGHYIGDSVDPMKTPNITKDLINKNMFNPRPFEGKNGNPVIVPAKDFYKMQQLFQINRFNLMASDRIPLNRTLPDVRRKGCITRYMNLGNLPKTSIIIVFHNEAWSTLLRTVYSVIDRSPIQLLEEIILVDDNSDRDFLKDALDEHIKNLQVSTKVLRSKKRIGLVNARLLGANKAKGEVLTFLDAHCECTVGWLEPLLEAVAKNRTRVVSPVIDIINDDTFSYTRSFELHWGAFNWDLHFRWLTLNGRLLKERRENIVEPFRTPAMAGGLFSMNRDYFFELGSYDNQMKIWGGENLELSFRVWQCGGSIEIAPCSHVGHLFRKSSPYTFPGGVGEILYGNLARVALVWMDEWAEFYFKFNAEAARLRDKQTIRSRLELRKKLQCKNFEWYLDNIWPEHFFPKDDRFFGRIVHILSKKCIMRPSAKGTYSQPSGYAILHSCVPRPLLNQMFVMTADGIIMTDESVCLDAPENDTHQTTPKVKIMACNSHIRQKWQYDKQAQTFLHISSGMCLQSNNEEGPVIATCTKNMDQKWLLESIPWK; this is encoded by the exons ATGTGGCCGCGATTGAGAAGATCATGTCGGACATggtcaattattttttcaatttttctattgatgggtattttttttatttggtcATGGAAAAAGGATGACAAAAATATTCGCaatgattatatttctcttcg gttGTTAGACAATCAAAAAGATTACATAGATCGTAAAGGAATACACGTCGTAGTAGGACATTATATCGGAGATTCTGTGGATCCAATGAAAACTCCAAACATTACGAAAG atcttattaacaaaaatatgtttaatccGCGACCATTTGAAGGAAAGAATGGCAATCCAGTTATTGTACCAGCGaaagatttttacaaaatgcaacaactttttcaaattaatcgatttaactTAATGGCTAGTGATAGAATACCATTAAATCGCACTTTACCGGATGTTAGAAGAAAAgg ATGTATAACACGATATATGAATTTGGGTAATTTACCCAAAACATCAATAATTATCGTTTTTCATAATGAAGCTTGGAGTACATTATTGAGGACTGTATATAGTGTAATTGATAGATCTCCAATAcaattattagaagaaattattcttgttGATGATAATAGTGAtagag attttttgaaGGACGCGTTAGATGaacatataaagaatttacaaGTTTCCACTAAAGTTCTTCGTTCTAAGAAACGTATAGGTCTAGTGAATGCAAGACTTTTAGGTGCCAATAAAGCTAAAGGCGAAGTTCTCACATTTCTTGACGCACACTGCGAATGCACGGTTG gATGGTTGGAACCCTTGCTTGAAGCAGTGGCCAAGAATAGAACTCGAGTAGTATCTCCCgttatcgatataataaatgacGATACTTTTAGTTATACTcg ATCTTTCGAATTGCATTGGGGAGCATTTAATTGGGATTTGCATTTTCGCTGGCTAACGTTAAACGGCCgattattgaaagaaagacGCGAAAATATTGTTGAACCATTTAGAACACCCGCTATGGCTGGAGGATTATTTTCCATGaatcgagattatttttttgaattaggTAGTTACgataatcaaatgaaaatttgggGCGgtgaaaatttggaattatcaTTTCGAGTATGGCAATGCGGTGGCAGCATTGAAATAGCTCCATGCTCTCATGTAGGAcatctttttcgaaaatcatCGCCATATACATTCCCAGGTGGTGTTGGAGAGATTCTATACGGAAATCTCGCTAGGGTAGCTTTAGTTTGGATGGATGAATGGGcagagttttattttaaatttaatgcag aggcAGCTAGATTAAGAGACAAGCAAACAATTCGATCTAGATTGGAATTacgtaaaaaattacaatgcaaaaatttcgagtggtatttagataatatatggCCAGAACATTTCTTTCCTAAAGATGATCGTTTCTTTGGGCGg attgtgcatatattatcaaagaaaTGCATTATGCGACCATCTGCGAAAGGAACATATTCTCAACCATCAGGATATGCAATCCTTCATTCATGTGTTCCACGGCCATTACTTAATCAAATGTTTGTGATGACAGCGGATGGAATTATAATGACTGATGAAAGCGTTTGTTTGGATGCACCTGAGAACGATACACATCAAACGACACCAAAGGTTAAAATAATGGCATGTAACAGTCATATTAGGCAAAAATGGCAATATGACAAACAA gcACAgacatttttacatatatcttCCGGAATGTGCTTACAATCAAATAACGAAGAAGGTCCTGTGATAGCAACTTGTACAAAAAACATGGATCAGAAATGGTTATTGGAATCAATTCcttggaaataa
- the LOC409968 gene encoding protein transport protein Sec31A produces MKIKELLKTVNVAWSPPAQYPILLAAGTAAQQLDASFNTSASLDLYSLNLQQPGYDLELKTSVASDHRFHKIIWGSYGNNPAGIIVGGCDYGMIKIYSAAKMLANDNNYLISSPDRHTGPVRALDFNPFQANLLATGATESEIYIWDILNTNTPMTPGSRSHPLEDVQHIAWNKQVQHILASTFSQRCIIWDLRKNEPIIKLTDANSKVRWKVVQWHPDVATQLCLASEDDQTPIIELWDLRFATSPLKTFQNHQRGVLSIAWNLHDPDLLLSCAKDNRILCWNPNSDIPNGEVICELAQTNQWNFDVSWCPRHPGLVVGTSFDGHAAIYSLLGGQQQKSVETSNKIVDSFPGMDPFTHPPPPVHIEPTVILTKAPKWLKRPFGASFGFGGKLIIFENGSVDPNLPPNSNRKVIISQVVTQPDLIQRSNELEEVLKSEQYNDYCKGKVESTTDIYRKKIWNCVAAYFGENVTKDILDLLGYNVDAMNNKLSQFISQEDINNITEGIGNLNNVLNGSAVDGTTAFDAIAQESKKATIANLKNKKLQINVSDDEDGLITQAILLGNIEAAVSLCFANKRYADAVILSMAAGPDLLARTQYRYFSEHSGALNSLINSLVSENWAEIVNNADINCWKEVLIGIFTHSNPQERSALCDMLGDRLESSDNVTLKEQAQICYICSGNLNKLVESSDVEIQEIVELIVIMQKALEMQGIRDVQIEGKIANILSRYAEMLAAEGDLDAALNYLGNSQDEKIVMLKDRLCRALGYIEESKIVPKGPTMQNYYDRTRRSVQGVQNPLSGGPTRPFFDSNIAPTKQSFIPPPNQFNTQQQQQSFGMPPPLQPLQPLQPLQQTYASQSITQPMQPTQSMQSMQPMQPMLYDQTSQSYTSTSISQSLPPPPPSNASSGVGSRPPSVGPQARSKYIIDPSVKSTSTYGQSGFPQQTSPYNNQQIPPVPGYSSSSIYQPQVPMSTNTFPGQNLISNPKEVESFKPVQLSVLSPLQNQPQNQMYEAIRTQPLPQTGYGNENQSSMDRSNIYQPPLQPAGWNDPPAAKPSRIQSKQDFQPQNPILHPLRGTIPQPEPNVLPQERFYPESQAPYNPQQYNQNMSNMGAQYVKQMEPSQPTTIARTLEPEKPKLPIPEQHVHLKTVFDELKKQCFENAKNLQIKRKIEDVSKKLDVLYDCLRENKLSQNTLQGLHQISQMIQSGNYTGGLELHTQLVSGPDFSQISSFMPGIKVLLLSALQLNVYIR; encoded by the exons AtgaagataaaagaattattaaagacAGTTAATGTAGCATGGTCACCACCTGCTCAATACCCCATATTATTGGCTGCAGGAACTGCAGCTCAACAACTTGATGCAAGTTTTAATACATCTGCTAGTTtggatttatattctttaaatttacaacAACCTGGATATGATTTAGAACTTAAAACTAGTGTTGCAAGTGATCATAG attTCACAAAATAATATGGGGTTCATATGGTAATAACCCTGCTGGTATAATTGTTGGAGGTTGTGACTATggcatgataaaaatttattctgctGCTAAAATGTTGgccaatgataataattatttaataagtagTCCAGATAGACATACAGGTCCAGTTAGAGCACTTGATTTTAATCCATTTCAAGCAAATTTATTAGCAACAGGAGCAACagaaagtgaaatttatatatgggATATTCTTAATACAAATACCCCAATGACTCCTGGATCTAGAAGTCACCCATTAGAAGATGTACAACATATTGCTTGGAATAAGCaag tCCAACATATTCTTGCTTCCACATTTTCACAACGTTGTATTATATgggatttaagaaaaaatgaacctattatcaaattaacagATGCAAATTCAAAG GTAAGATGGAAAGTAGTGCAATGGCATCCAGATGTTGCAACACAATTATGTTTAGCATCAGAAGATGATCAAACTcctataattgaattatggGATTTAAGATTTGCAACATCACCTTtgaaaacatttcaaaatcatcAACGTGGAGTTCTATCAATTGCATGGAATTTACATGATCCAGATTTGCTTTTAAGTTGTGCCAAAGATAACAGAATATTATGTTGGAATCCTAATTCAGATATACCA aatgggGAGGTAATTTGTGAATTAGCACAGACAAATCAATGGAATTTTGATGTGTCATGGTGTCCAAGGCATCCAGGATTGGTTGTGGGAACTAGTTTTGATGGACATGCAGCAATTTACTCTTTATTAGGAGGACAACAACAAAAGTCTGTAGAGAcatctaataaaattgtagattCTTTCCCTGGAATGGATCCTTTTACACATCCACCTCCTCCAGTACATATTGAACCAACAGTTATTTTGACAAAAGCTCCAAAATGGCTAAAAAGACCATTTGGAGCATCTTTTGGA tttggtggtaaattgataatttttgaaaatggatCTGTAGATCCTAATTTACCTCCAAACTCAAACAGAAAAGTAATCATATCACAAGTAGTTACACAACCAGATTTAATTCAACGTTCAAATGAATTGGAAGAAGTTCTCAAAAGTGAGCAATACAATGATTATTGTAAAGGAAAAGTTGAAAGTACTActgatatatatagaaaaaagatatgGAATTGTGTGGCTGCATATTTCGGTGAAAATGTGACAAAAGATATATTGGATTTACTTGGTTACAATGTGGAtgcaatgaataataaattaagtcAATTTATTTCGcaagaagatattaataatattacggAAGGAATcggtaatttaaataat GTACTTAATGGAAGTGCTGTTGATGGAACTACAGCATTTGATGCTATTGCACAAGAATCTAAGAAAGCAACAATAgctaatctaaaaaataaaaaacttcaaattaaTGTATCTGatg ATGAGGATGGGCTTATCACTCAAGCAATCCTCTTAGGAAATATAGAAGCTGCAGTGTCATTATGTTTTGCCAATAAAAGGTACGCAGATGCGGTCATTCTTTCAATGGCTGCTGGACCTGATTTGTTAGCACGTACCCAGTACAGATACTTTTCAGAACATTCTGGAGCTCTCAATTCTCTTATCAATTCGCTAGTTAGTGAAAATTGGGCTGAAATTGTTAACAATGCTGATATAAATTGTTGGAAAGAAGTATTGATTGGAATATTTACTCATTCCAATCCACAAGAACGATCTGCTTTATgcg atatgcTTGGGGATCGTTTGGAATCGTCCGATAATGTAACGCTTAAAGAACAAGCTCAGATTTGCTACATTTGCTCTGGCAATTTGAACAAACTGGTAGAATCTTCTGATGttgaaattcaagaaatagTAGAGTTAATAGTTATAATGCAAAAAGCTTTAGAAATGCAAGGTATTAGAGATGTACAAATAGAAGGAAAAatcgcaaatattttatctcgttATGCTGAAATGTTAGCAGCCGAAGGAGATCTCGATGCTGCATTGAATTATCTAGGAAATAGTCAAGATGAAAAAATCGTAATGTTGAAAGATCGTTTATGTAGAGCTTTGGGTTATATTGAAGAATCAAAAATTGTGCCAAAAGGACCAacaatgcaaaattattacgatCGAACAAGAAGATCTGTACAAGGTGTACAAAATCCACTATCTGGAGGACCAACAAGACCCTTTTTCGATTCAAATATTGCTCCTACAAAACAATCCTTTATACCACCtccaaatcaatttaatactcaacaacaacaacaatcatTTGGAATGCCACCTCCACTTCAACCACTTCAACCACTTCAACCACTTCAACAAACTTATGCAAGTCAATCTATAACTCAACCTATGCAACCTACACAATCTATGCAATCTATGCAACCTATGCAACCTATGTTATATGATCAAACATCGCAATCTTACACTTCAACATCTATTTCTCAATCACTTCCACCACCACCTCCTTCAAATGCATCAAGTGGAGTTGGATCTCGACCTCCTAGCGTTGGACCTCAAGCgagatcaaaatatataatagatccATCTGTAAAATCTACTTCAACATACGGACAAAGTGGTTTTCCTCAACAAACATCTCCatataataatcaacaaaTTCCTCCAGTACCAGGCTATTCTTCATCAAGTATTTATCAACCTCAAGTTCCTATGTCAACAAACACATTCCCCGGACAAAATCTTATATCTAATCCTAAAGAAGTAGAATCTTTTAAACCTGTTCAACTTAGTGTATTATCTCCATTACAAAATCAACCACAAAATCAAATGTATGAAGCTATTAGAACGCAACCACTTCCGCAAACTGGATATGGCAATGAAAATCAATCATCTATGGATCGTTCAAACATCTATCAACCACCGCTACAACCTGCCGGATGGAACGACCCACCCGCTGCAAAGCCGTCTAGGATACaa TCAAAACAAGATTTTCAACCACAAAATCCGATTTTACATCCATTAAGAGGGACAATACCACAACCTGAACCAAAT GTTTTGCCACAAGAGAGATTCTACCCAGAATCACAAGCACCTTATAATCCTCAACAATATAATCAGAATATGTCAAATATGGGTGCTCAATATGTTAAACAAATGGAACCTTCACAACCAACTACAATTGCTAGAACATTAGAACCAGAAAAACCAAAACTACCAATACCAGAACAACACGTGCACCTGAAAACAGtatttgatgaattaaaaaaacaatgctTTGAAAATGCTAAAAATCTG CAAATCAAACGCAAAATAGAAGATGTATCCAAAAAACTTGATGTTCTATATGATTGTCTTAGAGAGAATAAG TTATCACAGAATACTTTACAAGGATTACATCAAATATCACAGATGATACAAAGTGGAAACTATACTGGAGGCTTAGAACTTCACACACAATTGGTGTCAGGCCCAGATTTCAGTCAGATATCTTCTTTCATGCCTggtattaaagtattattattaagtgcCCTTCAATTGAATGTCTATATTAGATAg
- the LOC410938 gene encoding polypeptide N-acetylgalactosaminyltransferase 3 isoform X2: MWPRLRRSCRTWSIIFSIFLLMGIFFIWSWKKDDKNIRNDYISLRLLDNQKDYIDRKGIHVVVGHYIGDSVDPMKTPNITKDLINKNMFNPRPFEGKNGNPVIVPAKDFYKMQQLFQINRFNLMASDRIPLNRTLPDVRRKGCITRYMNLGNLPKTSIIIVFHNEAWSTLLRTVYSVIDRSPIQLLEEIILVDDNSDRDFLKDALDEHIKNLQVSTKVLRSKKRIGLVNARLLGANKAKGEVLTFLDAHCECTVGWLEPLLEAVAKNRTRVVSPVIDIINDDTFSYTRSFELHWGAFNWDLHFRWLTLNGRLLKERRENIVEPFRTPAMAGGLFSMNRDYFFELGGVGEILYGNLARVALVWMDEWAEFYFKFNAEAARLRDKQTIRSRLELRKKLQCKNFEWYLDNIWPEHFFPKDDRFFGRIVHILSKKCIMRPSAKGTYSQPSGYAILHSCVPRPLLNQMFVMTADGIIMTDESVCLDAPENDTHQTTPKVKIMACNSHIRQKWQYDKQAQTFLHISSGMCLQSNNEEGPVIATCTKNMDQKWLLESIPWK, encoded by the exons ATGTGGCCGCGATTGAGAAGATCATGTCGGACATggtcaattattttttcaatttttctattgatgggtattttttttatttggtcATGGAAAAAGGATGACAAAAATATTCGCaatgattatatttctcttcg gttGTTAGACAATCAAAAAGATTACATAGATCGTAAAGGAATACACGTCGTAGTAGGACATTATATCGGAGATTCTGTGGATCCAATGAAAACTCCAAACATTACGAAAG atcttattaacaaaaatatgtttaatccGCGACCATTTGAAGGAAAGAATGGCAATCCAGTTATTGTACCAGCGaaagatttttacaaaatgcaacaactttttcaaattaatcgatttaactTAATGGCTAGTGATAGAATACCATTAAATCGCACTTTACCGGATGTTAGAAGAAAAgg ATGTATAACACGATATATGAATTTGGGTAATTTACCCAAAACATCAATAATTATCGTTTTTCATAATGAAGCTTGGAGTACATTATTGAGGACTGTATATAGTGTAATTGATAGATCTCCAATAcaattattagaagaaattattcttgttGATGATAATAGTGAtagag attttttgaaGGACGCGTTAGATGaacatataaagaatttacaaGTTTCCACTAAAGTTCTTCGTTCTAAGAAACGTATAGGTCTAGTGAATGCAAGACTTTTAGGTGCCAATAAAGCTAAAGGCGAAGTTCTCACATTTCTTGACGCACACTGCGAATGCACGGTTG gATGGTTGGAACCCTTGCTTGAAGCAGTGGCCAAGAATAGAACTCGAGTAGTATCTCCCgttatcgatataataaatgacGATACTTTTAGTTATACTcg ATCTTTCGAATTGCATTGGGGAGCATTTAATTGGGATTTGCATTTTCGCTGGCTAACGTTAAACGGCCgattattgaaagaaagacGCGAAAATATTGTTGAACCATTTAGAACACCCGCTATGGCTGGAGGATTATTTTCCATGaatcgagattatttttttgaattag GTGGTGTTGGAGAGATTCTATACGGAAATCTCGCTAGGGTAGCTTTAGTTTGGATGGATGAATGGGcagagttttattttaaatttaatgcag aggcAGCTAGATTAAGAGACAAGCAAACAATTCGATCTAGATTGGAATTacgtaaaaaattacaatgcaaaaatttcgagtggtatttagataatatatggCCAGAACATTTCTTTCCTAAAGATGATCGTTTCTTTGGGCGg attgtgcatatattatcaaagaaaTGCATTATGCGACCATCTGCGAAAGGAACATATTCTCAACCATCAGGATATGCAATCCTTCATTCATGTGTTCCACGGCCATTACTTAATCAAATGTTTGTGATGACAGCGGATGGAATTATAATGACTGATGAAAGCGTTTGTTTGGATGCACCTGAGAACGATACACATCAAACGACACCAAAGGTTAAAATAATGGCATGTAACAGTCATATTAGGCAAAAATGGCAATATGACAAACAA gcACAgacatttttacatatatcttCCGGAATGTGCTTACAATCAAATAACGAAGAAGGTCCTGTGATAGCAACTTGTACAAAAAACATGGATCAGAAATGGTTATTGGAATCAATTCcttggaaataa
- the LOC102655392 gene encoding MDS1 and EVI1 complex locus protein EVI1-A-like: MSGYLGNIPLPPTLLHDPKYPPAMREKDSSPRKMPGHISPKQASIYPLSVRVPDVEELPYDLSHGHGRGLSSPTNQQQHRQQQQQPHMSPAARPPQSHHQEDLDCEPLDLRVDHKKERLTDENQNEIEVLNQNSLGGGGLPYHTVLFPQHHTVHPLVLEAMYRSHHHTSSVPDLPKIQVRALPTMVPLPPNRFSSTTSSASSVSSQPRVPSPSSAGQQHQPPQQSHATQQQQHQHQQQQQQQQQQASAIPPYSISVQAGLKPKDRYSCKFCGKVFPRSANLTRHLRTHTGEQPYKCKYCERSFSISSNLQRHVRNIHNKEKPFKCPLCERCFGQQTNLDRHLKKHDADGPTILDEVRSRYHGQLPRADESYFEEIRSFMGKITSQRQGIPYFPGLLGHGGDEFRNDKQQLQLEEKRGDSSYFSDRDNLSSRSSSTASRPESVQEEQRDVNSPPLSPGNNT, translated from the coding sequence ATGAGCGGATATCTCGGTAACATCCCCCTGCCCCCAACATTGTTGCACGACCCGAAGTATCCTCCAGCCATGCGGGAGAAAGACTCGAGCCCGAGAAAAATGCCGGGCCACATAAGCCCGAAGCAAGCTAGCATCTACCCACTGAGCGTCCGCGTCCCGGACGTGGAGGAATTGCCGTACGACCTGAGCCACGGCCACGGCCGGGGCCTGTCCAGCCCCACCAACCAGCAACAGCACaggcagcagcagcagcagccaCACATGAGCCCAGCCGCGAGGCCGCCCCAATCTCACCACCAGGAGGATCTCGACTGCGAGCCCCTGGATCTCCGCGTCGATCACAAGAAGGAGAGATTAACGGACGAGAACCAGAACGAGATCGAGGTGCTGAACCAGAACAGTTTGGGCGGTGGAGGCCTCCCCTATCACACGGTGCTGTTCCCCCAGCACCACACCGTTCACCCGTTGGTCCTCGAGGCCATGTACCGCTCCCATCATCACACCTCGTCGGTCCCCGACCTGCCCAAGATCCAGGTGCGAGCTTTGCCCACCATGGTCCCGTTACCGCCCAACAGATTCTCTTCCACCACGTCCTCCGCGTCCTCCGTTTCCTCCCAGCCGAGGGTTCCAAGCCCCTCCTCGGCCGGCCAGCAACACCAACCGCCCCAACAAAGTCACGCGACTCAGCAACAGCAACACCAGcaccaacaacaacaacaacaacaacaacagcaagcGTCCGCTATTCCGCCGTATTCGATCAGCGTGCAAGCTGGCCTCAAGCCGAAGGACAGATACTCGTGCAAGTTCTGCGGTAAAGTGTTCCCCAGATCGGCCAATCTGACGCGGCACCTGAGGACTCACACGGGCGAGCAACCGTACAAGTGCAAGTACTGCGAGAGGAGCTTCAGCATCTCGAGCAATTTGCAACGCCACGTGAGGAATATTCACAACAAGGAGAAACCGTTCAAATGCCCCCTGTGCGAACGGTGTTTCGGGCAGCAGACCAATTTGGACAGACACTTGAAGAAGCACGACGCAGATGGGCCGACGATACTCGACGAGGTGAGATCGAGGTATCACGGCCAGTTGCCGAGGGCGGACGAGTCTTATTTCGAGGAGATTCGCAGCTTCATGGGAAAGATCACTTCCCAGAGGCAGGGGATACCTTATTTCCCCGGTTTGTTGGGCCACGGAGGGGACGAGTTCAGGAACGACAAGCAACAGCTCCAGTTGGAGGAGAAAAGAGGCGATTCTTCCTACTTCAGCGACAGGGACAATCTGAGCTCGAGGTCGAGCAGCACCGCGAGCAGGCCCGAGAGCGTCCAGGAGGAGCAACGGGATGTCAATTCGCCTCCCCTGTCACCTGGAAACAACACTTGA